The DNA region ATAcattattctccccattttatagatggagaaactgaggcacagactggtgaagtgacttgcccaggtcctCCTGCCTGtcacagagtcaggaatagaacgtAGGGCTCCTGATTGCCAGTCCAATGCTCTGTCCCCCAGGCCCCACTGCCTCAAGTTTTGGGTGACCGGCTTGACACACCTTAAAGAGGCCTTTTAAAGGCGTCCCactttgggcacccaaaatcacttgtCACTTCAGATAATCTTGGCCAGAACTTGGATGTTGCAGCAATCCCATTTTAACTATATTAACGATTTCTGCACTATATCAACTAGTGTATCCAGCCAAGTTCTTTCACTGATGACTATCACTACGGTATCCAGGTGCCTTAGCTGCTGTATTAGGAGTGAAAGCTGACAGTAGCCTCAGAGATTTACGAAAACGTTTCCTCCCCTAGGATTGGGCGGCGTCCCATCATTTTGCTTTCCATGCTTGTAATGGGGACATTTGGTGTTGGAGCAGCTTTTGTGCCAAATTTCTATGTCTACGTCATCTTGAGATGTCTTGTGGGTGCTGCTGTATCTGGAATCTTTATAGGCGTCCTGGCTTTAGGTAAGACTCCCTCACTGCTAGAGATGTTTTAGCTATGCAGTATAAGTGCTCTGACAAATGGCAATGAAAATAACCCATGGACAAATGCTCGGCACAATTACATgctacatgttttaaaaaaatttactaCCAAATTAATGTTGCTTGAAATACAGTGGGCCTGATCTTCCTCTcgccctggtgtaaatcaggagtaatcaCATTAAAGTCAGGAGAGTGACACCAGTGGAGGAAAGAGGAGAATCTGTCCTGGGTATTTACATAGTTGATGGGAGGTGGGCAGAAAGCATAGGAGCTTTTAGTTGGAGATGTTTATTATGTTGTTTATTTGTGCTTGGTTTATCATTAGTATctccagtggtgcaagtagaaataatttcttgctggtactgcactcatgggagggacacaagtgGGGGCATGTGTCCTCCTCAAGTGACTCTCCATGTGACTCCttcccaccccgccccagcctggggcccccacgctctccccatcccctccaacacCCCTCCTTACCTGTCTAAAATTTTACAACTGCATCTATTAAACAGATTCTCTATCTCTTACCAGTACtggaattattattatcattatttatactcattttacagatgtgtaaactgaggctcagagattATGGCAGAAATTTTCAAACATGACCAGTGAATCTTGAGTGCCTAACAAGCGTCAACTTAAAGAGGTCCAAgtttcaaaaagtgctgagcacacagctgctgaaaatcagacccctttaaaaTGACTCTGAACATTCGGAAATGGAAGCCCCTAAAGTCACTAGGCAGTTTTGAAAGCCTTATCTAAGGTCACCCAGTGGCCAAATCCCAGAGTACTTACTCCAGCTACTAGATAACATTCCCCAAATGAAAGTGGATTGAGTctggaatagaaaaaaaaatcctttaaatggTGCTGAATCATTAGGATTCTCAGCAGTTCAATCTGTGTTACTGTCTCTAGGTACTGAATGGGTTGGAGTCCCCTACCGGTCACATCCAGTAATTGTTACCCAGTGCTGCTTTTCCATTGGAATCATGGTTTTGGCTGGTTTAGCTTATGGCGTTCGCAACTGGAGATTGCTGCAGATTGCTGGATCTGCCCCTgtattttgccttttcttttacATATGGTAAGCGTGCATTTGCCAGAGAGCTTTTCTCAAGCATTGCAGTGTTGTTTGTGATCCAGGTTATACATGGGCTTTACAGAATGGATTCATCTACACATTGCAGGGTTGGTCCTTCCCAATATAACCCATATCTTGTAAAGGTTTATACATAGTTAATGGGATCTGCTGGGCCCCCAGCATTTTTGGCTGTCAGGCCACTTTTATGTAGGTCCCTAACTTTAGGCCCCaagatttgaaaatcttggcactACAGTAATGTTATTTCGATTGAAACAAAACAACCCATATACACACAAGCCATAGTGCCTCAGAAGAATTACATCTCCTGTAGTAAACACACGTCGTCAAATATATTTTACTGCTATGGAAGATGCATCAAGTGGATGAAGTTAAGTGGGTAACTGGGGTTTTGATAGCAAAGAACTCTTTGGAATTCACATGCTTTGTAGGGTCCTTCCAGAATCTGCTCGGTGGCTCATGACAAAAGAGAAGATAAAGGAAGCCAAAAACCTACTTCAAAAGGCAGCATCTGTGAATAGACGGACCATCCCTCCAGAACTGCTTGATCAGGTAATAAATCCTGAGACAGGGAGTATTTCAGGCCTTATTTTTCAGTGTTATATAGACcataaaaaaggtgttttttggTAAGCAACTCTTGGGTGAATTTCTCTTTGTCTTCGAGCAAACAACCCAAAATAcaggggggagattttcaaaagcacctactgGATTTAGGTGCACATGTCTCAAGCCAGTGGGACTGCTATGTCTAAATTccttaagaattttttaaaatctccctctacaaacagaatTATCCGAATATTCTCACATCTCATATGAGCAAACAATCCTCACTTGTGAAGTCATCTTATCATCTTGTGCTTAGGGAAGCCCCTAATATTTTCTCCTGTTTACCAAAAGTGGGGAAGAGAACTTCAGAGATTTTGTTCATATGATGTGTCATTTGTAGGTGCTCCATAAGGGTGTGACTGCACTGCCCTTAAAAGTCCTGCAAGTCATTTCTCCTGGGTGgaattttggccaaaaaattaaaaattctgtgcacaatactttaaaattgtacaaaattctgcttattttgtcaaaataacacagtataatcacaCCTCTTtcagcaaatatgtctgtaacaatacaaagaacaaaaaacattccCCCAGAAATAGAATGTTAAAGGAACTCCTACAACAACTCAGTTCCTATTTGTCTGTTATGCTTTTGTTGGGTGTGTCAGTCTGGGTGTGTAACATGCGTCAGCTGGTCACATCTTGGGAGAAAACTCGTCCCTTCTGGTCGCAGACAACTGTACCCTctacctcccagagcccagccacgcTCCACCACAGCCCAGACACCCACACTCACTACACTCCAGAGCCAAGCTGCAGAACGCCCTCCCCAACAGACACCCACGTCCCTCCCCGCCAGGGATCCAGAGAGTAAGAGTTTCCTGAATGTTGCCTCTTCCTTCAggacatgctgggaactgcaactTCCTGGAACCCTCCAGCTACTCCTTCCCCTgtatccctgcagtgcccagtaTTTGCGAGCTGGAGAGCCAGACTCAATTGGGTCCAGCAACACCCAGGGCAGccaaaagctctgcagcaccaactGTTACGGGGGGAATGAAATTCTGAgcagaacattaattctgtgccAATTATACATtgcacagtgatgcagaattcccccaggagtaaagtaATCGAAACTTGCAAGTCCCTTCCATTGGACTTGGCAAAAATTTCATGGCTGGCCATGTTGAACCCCATGACCACCAGCCAAATCATGCATGTGTGATATCAAAGGATCAAAGACCTTCTGTTGAAACAACAGAAAGGAACAGTCAATAAAATTGCAATTGCTGATTGATATCATTTTGCCGGAGGTAGAACTGTGTCAATTTTTATTCCTTTATTGATTTTAGTCCCTCAGAGAATGTAACTTATATGTTGTATTTTCCTTCATGTTACTGTTTCAGTAGCACCAAGAAGCCCAGATTAAGATCAGGCCCTgttctgctaggtgctgtccaaacacatgggccctcccccaaagagcttactatcTAATAAAACAAATCCCATGCTGAAGGAGTGGAACAGGGATACAAATGTACAAGTTTTATATGCATATATTCATAGCCCATTGGTTAGTGTCAGCACGCTGTGACCAACCCACAGAGAATATGAACCTGTCACATGAGCAGGTAAAGAGGCTGGATCTTTAGTTCAAGCTGTAGTGGCTCGTGTTTTTAGTTATGGAGGTCCCAAGTTCAATTCCTTGTGTTGGCCAAATAGGGATGAGGGCTTTATACCTACCTTCACACTTTGTTTTGATTATTGTAAATAAAGGGAATGTTAACTATCCCCACCTGGCCTTCAAGACATCAGTGACTGAATGATTCCATATAGGtgccatggcagagctgggtctTAATGAGGAGTGGGAGTGGCCTTTGCAGACCAATCCAAGGAGGGCATTCTATGCCAGGGCACAGTATGGAGATGTACGCGAACGATGAACTTTTCCGTAACCCGCCCCAGTACTTTTACATTTTAATCCTAAATGTAAGAAGGATTTTTAACTTCTCCCAAATTCAAAACTGTTATTGTATTTATATCATCTGGTTTTATTTTGGGTATGAGCCGACATGGTCCCACTAGTGCGCAGCTGTGTGACTTTGTCATTTGCTGGGTACAGCATTAAGCTTGGTCAGATGCACAGGACTTTTGCCCTCTAGTGGTCGACCTACAAAGGATGAAATCCTCAATCACAAGCGATGGCTAATGGAAGGAATTGACCTTTAGCTCATAGGATTGAGGGCTATGTTTCTGAAATCCTGGATTTTGTCCTTGGATCAGGAAGTGCACAGTTCAGCTGGGGCCTGCAGTGCCTATTTGTGCCCATGAGTTTGTTGCAACTCCAGCCGATGATTAATAATGATAATTTGAATGATGCAGATATAGCACATAAATCTTACATGGGTCAGTGTTGCAGCTGGACACAAAACCTGTGCCAGACACAGTCTAACAAAAATAAAGGAGCAAGAAAGACCAGGCAGGTTTCTGATGGGACCCTGCTTGCCAGGCAGGTTTCAACACCAGCCTGGTTTCCTGCCAATTTGCCTGCCTGGCTCTTTGGCAGCCTGCCAAGCACAATGCCATAGAATGGGGACTTCCAGGGTCTTCGGCTCTTGGGCAGCACATCAGGCTGGCTGATGATGAGTGAGAGCTTCTAGGCTCACAGCTCTTTGGCAGCCTCAAAGCCTTGGGAGACCTGGCTCCTAGGCTCTGGGCAGCTTGGACAGCCTGGGAAACATTTAGAAaagatcaaaatgaaaatgttgttttgggATTCCTGATCCACAGGAGATTCTGAAATTGCAGTTTTCATTCCatttcaaactattttttttgttgttgaaattttGGAACTTACCATGGAACGGTCATTCCAGCTGTCTCTACTCAAGGCTGTATATTGTAGAAAGCAGATCAGGGAAACGGACAACATTTTAGCACATTCTTGGGCTCTCGCTATCCTGTGGTCCATCCATGGTGTCCAAACTCGTTGTACATAGGCTCTCAAGCTATACAATGGTTCTTCAGATGTTTGCTCAAATGCCATGAAATTTGTTGGATATTTCAGTGCTTCTTCTCTTCATCgcattgcaaaaaaacaaacaaaaaccaaagccAAACACCAAACCCAACATTTCTACCACATTTTCCCAAAACTGACTTGTCAGAAAATGTCCTTCATGACCGAAACATTGCAATCGGAAAAACAGACTTTGGTCATGTAAATCCCGCATGTCGTGTACTGCGGTGCTCTACCTTTCATAATCAGAATACTTTTTGGGTCCCATCCACTTCCCTGACATTGGTGAAAGTCTTCAGTATGAATTGGATCAGGCCATTGGTTTCTGTTTCATGTCTTGACCCTTTTGCCTTGTGAATTTTGAAGCTGATGCTTGAGAAGAAGGTTAAGTCTGGAAATATTCTGGATCTCTTCCTGAAGAAACGCCTGAGGAAAGTGACTTTAGTTATGGCTTATGCCTGGTAAGTTGTCCAAACGTTACTCTATTTTTATAACAGTGTAATGGTCCTCACTTGGGGTATGGTAGGGAAGCGTGCCCTAGTGGTTAAGGCTGCACTCCGTGATTGGCCGGACGGTTGTGGGGAGGAGATTACCAATGTCCAGGATCCACAGGCAGGGCAAGAGAGGTACTTCCCTCTGATTGTTTCTGTGGTGGGTCCTCCCTTTCCTCAGGGAGGGTCCCTTTGGGCAGCTGTGTCAGAGACTTCAGGCTTCCCTTTGCTCTCCACTACTGGAGCTGTGGCTACAGGTCTGCTCTCTTCTCACACTGTGGCCCAAATGAGCTGTTTCTCTGTCTTTTAATTGctccagcagatggagcatttgctgcaggtgtggcagggtggggccGACAGGGCCCAAAATAATCCTTTAACcccttgttgcccagtgtggggtttgtataccttATCAcaaacagctatttaaaaaacTAAGGGATTTCTGTGTGTGCAGATTTGGTCCATGGAAATTTTGTAGTCACTTAATGAGCTTTCATCTGACCCTATTCACCTTGTGAGATCTCCCAAGATCACAGCCCAAACCTATGCAGCTGTAGCAATGATAAATTAAATGTGCCAGTGCAGATGTGACTAGTGGGTATTTCTCATCGCTATGGAAACTAGGATCCTCTAGGCTAACCACACTCAGAGATAAATACACTCTGCTCTGCTTTGCTTTCAGGTTTGTGAACAGCCTGGTGTACTATGGACTCAGCCTTAATGTGGGGAGTTTTGGCTTGGACATTTACCTGACGCAGCTTGTGTTCGGGGCTGTTGAAATACCAGCTCGCTTCGGCTGTATCTTCCTGCTGCAGTGGTTTGGGAGGAAGAAATGCCAGGGttgctttctgctcctgggcGGAGCCACGTGTCTCATCATCACCTGCATCCCAAAAGGTAAACAGCAAGTCCCTGGAGTGCAGCTCAACCCACCCGGTACCTGGAACAGTCGAGTCCCAGACACTTTCCTTTTGTActccattttctttccttccatAGCTCAGCTGACTGGGGCCCTCTCTATTGACTCCTAACACTTGCTTTCAGTGTCTGAGCCACCTTTTCTGGAGATGGCACCTGACTGGCCAATGATAAGCTGAATTTTCTCAGTgttacttttttctctctctggctctttaAATTTCCCCCTTCCTTGCAAGCAAGCTCCATTGAACAACATTGTGTTCCTGCTTCATCCTTAAGCAATGCTTGGGGTTCATTGCATAGCCAGAGATTTCAGTAGTGACAAAGAGTTGCCTGGGTAGATTAGACTATCTGAATTCCCCTGGGCTAGTTACCTGTCAGGGTTTTTCAAATAAAGGACATTCaaggaaagattttcaaaggcacaatggCAGTTTTGCACACTGCTTCTTCTGAAAGTCAACTGGAAGTGGGAGCATCTAATTCTCATGtgtaccttttgaaaatccccttctgAAGTATCAAGTATCATCATAAATTCAATCCTGGAgcaactctgttgaagtcagctGTAGGCCGAACTTGATTGATTGCACTAGTGTGAGTCACTGCACCTCTCTGTCTGGCTTCTGGAAAGTCTACAGCATAAATTATCTTAAGTAACTGTCTCAGGGAACTGCTGCAACTGATCATCTAATAGAGGTTTGCCTTTAATTGGCAGTTGGCTGATGTTGCACTGGAAATACTTAGtcctaatacttagtcctgccatgagtgcaggggactggactagatgacctcttgagggcccTTTCACTCCTATGTGTCCATGAAACTTTGGGGATTCTGTAAAATGTGGCTCTGATCTGGCAAGTGACTGTATACAACTGATTCCTTCTTAACCCAGGGATCAGCTTCCTGGGTGCATCTCAAGTTGTATTTACTGACTTCAGTtcccaaactaaaatttcatagctGTTAGCTCTGCCGATCCAGCTTGGCTGTGGGAGCTGGATTCTAATCTGACTCATAAATCATCTATGGAATTACAAACATTTTATTGCAAGGTCAAATTCTACCCTTCACTTCACAGATGTCACCAAGGGCCTAATCTGAAGGtagtggagctgcacaggtgCCATCGAGGGAGCAACGTGAAGGCAGAGGGGGTTACACAGGAATAAATAAGTACATATAATCTTAAGGCAACAGGGCTACACAAGTGTAATTGAGGGTGTAATCTGGTCTGTGGCACCTTTGATAAATGCTTATGATgatcagaaggaaaaaaactccATTTACCTTTCCAAATCCAGGGTGAGTTTGTAGGGCTGGCAGTTAGAGCAAAGGTCTTTGCACTTGGTACACTGAGTGCATTTGATCAGTAAGGTACAATAAAGGTGGAGATGCCATGTgtacagagtcacttttcagagcagaaccgtCCTTTGTTCCTGGTTATGGTGATGCCCATTGGAGGTGGGCTCCTTAGTGGAGCTCTCACCGTCTTCTGTACATGTATAATAGCTTTTCTTCCTGGCAGGTGTATGTGGAGCTGCGCAAACTGAGCTAACCTCCCATATGGGCTTTGTATAAAATCATCTCCTTTTGCCACTAGATTTGCCGGTGGTGGTCACGACGCTGGCGGTGATAGGGAAGTTTGCCATCGCAGCCTCTTTTTCTATCTCCTATGTGTATTCTGCAGAGCTGTTCCCTACCATCATCAGGTGAGGTATCCTTTTTTTTCATGCAGTCTTAGCCCAGGAACTGGGTTTAATACAAGTTTTTAATATGGTAACAGAGGATTTGGATATAGGCCTGCTGAAGGAGTAACCTTTTCTTCAATAGATCGTTGTGATCAGAAGCTCTGTCCACATTTACAGGTCCTGCACAGCAATTTCCGCCTGTTTCCCAACTCTAGAACAGACAGGGGTCAATGGCCAGGTTTTGATGTACAAGTTAACATGAGAGATGTTGTCCTTGTTAAGGCTCTGGAGCAATGGTTTTGAATTGAGATACGATACCAGACTGGGTGACCACATGCATCCTTTACTGCCTGAGAGACAACATGGCCTAGTAGCATGGGGACTGGGCTGGCTATTTTCCTTAAAATCAGAATCCACTTGGtgcttttttcttccctttaccCACGGGTGGTTTATGTTTCATCaattactctttttttttggcaaatgcCTTTCTTTGGCCACTAATATTCCCTATTCCTAAAGCCACTAATTTTTAACTGAAAGGTCAATAATCAATTACACATGGTGATCAAGAATTCACTGAATGAGGACCAGAGGTTGTTTTTAAGCAACTTTCTCCAAACATTGGAGCCCCATCTATGCTATAGCTTTTTCTAATGGTAATGCAAAGATGGGAGATTTCCCCCCAAATTATAAAGGCTAAAGATCCTAAGTTCTCCTCTAGCACTACCTACACTTGTGGAAGGCGAGGTGCTGATCAAGGCTTGAACTGTGATTTTCCCAAACTATCAACTAGAACAAGGATCTACACTCCTGGAGACATCCTCATAAGCAAAGACTTTCTTCTAACGCATGCTGTTTACACCTTCCATGTTTTGCTCTCTTACTAGGCAGACTGGTGTGGGGCTGTGTTCAATGTCATCCAGAGTGGGTGGCATCATCTCCCCTCTGATTGGTCTATTGCACAAGTACCATCCTGCTATTCCCATGGTGATATTTGGAAGCACTCCAGTGACTGCAGGAATCCTCTGCTTCTTGCTTCCAGAGACGCGTGGCAAAGAGCTTCAGGATCACACGGAGGAAGCTAAGGAGAGCCAGTGGTGAGTCCTCAGAACATGTCTGCAGATGTTTCTATGTCCCTCATCTTTTCACCCATAGCTAAATGGCACTGGTGGGGTCTGTTGCTTCCCTCTTTGATGCTCCTCAAAGCAGTGCTGAGGCCTGACTTGTAGCTCATGAAAAACTTTGCAATGCACAAAGTGTTTGAGCATTGAGGTGAAACAAGGAGCTGTCTCCAACTGAGCTGCCAGCTCTTTCAGACCCATCAGTGAATGAAATGCACCACTCGGCCACCTCCCCCCTGCACTGTCAATCATCAAGCCGGTGGCTTGACAAGATCTAATTCTGAAGGGAAGAGACTAAACAATGTGACTGTGGGGATGagagagggagtcaggggtgtggaaaatggGGGGACTATCCGCTAGGGAAATACCAGTCCCCAGCTGCTTAACTTCCTAGGTTTTGGAGGAACTCCTGGGGCCCCAGTGCCAGAACCTGACTGGGACTTTTGCTTGAAGCAAGTCTTGATCGACCCTGTCAGGAATTTATCCCGATTCTGTCATgttcttctgtaccagatatggactagTCACGGAGCTTCCTCATACATACCAGATGTCTTCATCATAAGATTTattaatgctctgccaggtatggctaAAGTTAAAGTTGAATAAGGTATTTTGcacacagtgccacctagtggccgAACAGCCTTCCATTACAGCTCCCTTCTAGTTCTACATTTCTAACATATACGAAATAatagtaaaagctttgttatccgaCATGTTGGAGGTATGGGGCCAGGGTGCTGGTTAGTCAATAATTCCAGTTGACTAAGAGTTATACTTACAaatggaataccaattttcaGAGAATTTGaatataataaaatgaataaagtataaaatagtaGACAGGCACGGACCAATTGAGAAGTACTGCACTGCAGAGTGGTTGGTTTCTCGAAGCACTTAGGTGTGTACAGGTTATCTTATGACGCTACGTATCACTATGGGCAGCGCATGGCGTACACCCAGATCACTAAACGTACACTTGACACTACAACTATATTGAACATAATTTAGTCTTTGatgattcagaaggcacttcaggatcttgcagtgcctcaggGTCATCATTATCAACATCAATTATCACTGTAGTTCTAGACAGTGTAGGAGATTGGGTTGAATCTGTAACGACCCTATGACAcaccctggaagctgcttttttgaataaatccctgatatcAGCTTGCTGACATGTCTTTTGCCTAAAagtagagtgcagaatgtgcaattgcaTAACCTCCTGGGCAGTATACTAGTCCCAGTTACTAGATtaaagatttgtattgggagatatcagaaatgctggttaatAGAGCTTTCCGATtgataaagtgccagataacacagcttttactgtataaacTATCACACTGTCTTTGAAGTTCAGAGTCTCTGAATTgtactggttttctaattacatgaccCAAATGTgtaacaacttggtcatctggTTGTCCATCAGTTGGACTGGCTGAGGTTGGTCTGGAATTTGAGTCATTGTTGCCTTGTTCTGCATCCACAATCTGTTGAGTTTTTGCTGTGTTGATTGATCTTCCTGAGGAATAATTTGTAGTCTTTGacagtttctgttgaactctTCACTGTCAGTCTCAATCACATATGATCTGGGcgctgaattctttttctttacgtCAAATTGGAGATGTCCAGTTTGACATGAACTCAGTCACTAGGTTCTAGACACCATACTGCTGACCAGGAtgtgggcagtcatgcctagtggtgaAAGCAAGAGTCCAGCCTACTGGTTGGAACTGGATCCAGAATGGGTGGAATCCAGGAAACAAGTTGAGAGGcagaagccaaatgccagagctgggagaggaggggaagttaACCAGAGTCATAAGCGAGAAGTGGAACCAGCAATTGGCCCCAGAGTGACAGaagcaggggcactggaacagggGGGACTAGGGAGCAATGGCGCTCCCACTTTTTACCTCCCATAagggtgagggaagggagggaaggggcggagaggagtgagcagggggaagggtcttgggaggaggaggcagtggaaaggggggcagggccatggtttgGATGCCAGTGGCTCCCCCACTTTTAGGGATCTTCTGTCATTCCTGGACAGAAGCCAAATGCCAAAACCACAGGATCAACCAGAgttgtgagccagaggcagatcCGGGGGGTTAAAGCCAGAGggaagcaggggctggagcagagctggagcaggactGAAATGAGCAGGAACTGCAAGCAGGCTGAAGCAAGGACTGGAACAAGGGCAAGCATAGCTCTGGGCATGATGTGTGTTGAGCAGCAGCTGATCTTCTGTGGGGGCCAGGCTTATAAGCAGGACTGCTCAACGAGCAGCCAGTCCGGGGCTATTGCCCCTGAGTTCTAAGGCAATGCAGCTGGGCTCGTTGGTTGCCTAGTAGCACAGTTAGTCAGGGAGCAGGCCAGCAGTTGTTCCTACCTGGTCTGGTTTCTGACAGCACCCTCCTCCCATCAGGGTTGCCTCCCAGGAGACCCTGGGACAGGTTTCATGGGGTAGGCCCAGTGGAAGGTGCATAGGAAGTCCAGGGCCTGGATGTGTTCCACAGGTTCCCAGGAAAAGTCCTCTGGGCTTCCCAGTCAGATATTAGAGTCATCCCTAGACTTGGTGGGAGTCCAGAATCTGCTGGCCCATGTATTCCTCTTGGCCCTGTATGGCTATcggtggaggggaaggagtagtgcattgtgggaagggATTCTTGATGAAAAGTTTCAGGAGGAAGATGTGGAACATGGGTAGATCTCAAGGAGTTCTGGCAGCTGGAATCAAAAGGTTACCTAGTTAAGTTGTTCAATAATTGCAAATGGCCCCAAGTATTTATGGTC from Chelonoidis abingdonii isolate Lonesome George chromosome 2, CheloAbing_2.0, whole genome shotgun sequence includes:
- the LOC116826960 gene encoding solute carrier family 22 member 13-like, with protein sequence MTNFGDIISAIGDLGPFQKWLVLMLSLANFLTAFPMFGQVFMVLDVPHHCKTSWIYAISPNLTEEQLLNLTIPRNTQGSYEECLMYTPVNWDIDSVVEYGLNVTKKCQEGWVYSSEQTPTLVTQFDLVCDRKELNDISQSIYMLGLLLGAVVFGSLSDRIGRRPIILLSMLVMGTFGVGAAFVPNFYVYVILRCLVGAAVSGIFIGVLALGTEWVGVPYRSHPVIVTQCCFSIGIMVLAGLAYGVRNWRLLQIAGSAPVFCLFFYIWVLPESARWLMTKEKIKEAKNLLQKAASVNRRTIPPELLDQLMLEKKVKSGNILDLFLKKRLRKVTLVMAYAWFVNSLVYYGLSLNVGSFGLDIYLTQLVFGAVEIPARFGCIFLLQWFGRKKCQGCFLLLGGATCLIITCIPKDLPVVVTTLAVIGKFAIAASFSISYVYSAELFPTIIRQTGVGLCSMSSRVGGIISPLIGLLHKYHPAIPMVIFGSTPVTAGILCFLLPETRGKELQDHTEEAKESQWASENGHLKLKDGDQDVGHTRVTRI